A genomic region of Metopolophium dirhodum isolate CAU chromosome 1, ASM1992520v1, whole genome shotgun sequence contains the following coding sequences:
- the LOC132935724 gene encoding repressor of RNA polymerase III transcription MAF1 homolog, whose product MKLLESSQLTELSRALCVDRGDVKVVARIESYSCKMVGDEKHKYKKFYSQSGTQPGDLEALGCSPNSDPRYGRSLSVSGDEEVLLCDTISRKSLFYLIATLNATFAPDYDFTDAKSSEFSRERSLQWVMRDVDNNLSAVIVEPNTATSCVASNQIIMMNHLQSNTAPKNYSQLRDKLWEVIDKEIGMSQCDIYSYTPDMRSDPFSEDGCLWSFNYFFYNKKLKRILFFTCRRIISSSYPMDFDGSIGTGSDSMFLSDYYDDGSAESNSRHRRERSPLNNSRRRGGNGNF is encoded by the exons ATGAAACTATTGGAGAGCTCTCAATTAACCGAGCTATCAAGAGCACTTTGTGTAGACCGAGGAGATGTTAAAGTCGTTGCCag GATCGAAAGCTATTCATGCAAAATGGTAGGCGATGAAAAACACAAGTATAAAAAGTTTTACTCCCAGAGTGGCACACAGCCAGGTGACCTCGAAGCACTGGGCTGTTCACCCAACAGTGATCCACGATATGGAAGAAG TCTTAGTGTATCTGGAGATGAAGAAGTTTTGTTATGTGATACAATATCACGTAAATCTTTATTTTACTTGATTGCAACACTTAATGCCACATTTGCACCTGACTACGATTTCACAGATGCCAAGTCATCAGAATTTAGTCGAGAACGTAGTTTGcag tggGTCATGAGAGATGTGGATAATAACTTATCGGCAGTCATTGTAGAACCTAACACAGCAACATCATGTGTTGCATCTAATCAGATTATTATGATGAATCATCTACAAAGTAATACAGCTCCCAAAAACTACTCACAGTTACGTGACAAACTCTGGGAAGTAATCGACAAAGAAATTGGCATGTCACAATGTGACATTTACAG CTATACACCTGACATGCGGTCAGATCCATTTAGTGAAGATGGATGCCTGTGGTCGTTCAACTATTTcttttacaacaaaaaactaaaaagaatattattttttacttgccGTCGCATTATTAG TTCTTCATATCCCATGGACTTTGATGGATCGATAGGAACAGGATCAGACTCTATGTTCTTGTCTGATTATTATGATGATGGCAGTGCTGAAAGCAACAGTAGGCATCGCAGAGAACGAAGTCCTTTAAACAACAGTCGCCGTCGAGGTGGAAATGGTAATTTCTGA
- the LOC132933591 gene encoding tyrosine-protein phosphatase 10D, whose product MWIVLLLFFAVKTGRAADLAIQLPASNSVSFASPLQQAYYRLDYQPPHGNPPANTTIAAQDIGDVIHFSQALPGTRYDFWLYYSNSSTGSNSISNNSPQQTPVNVIVPVGSGAETLINGAVSSSLSPQSQWLLTWTASITTAPDPPTNLTVTVKGGKTAHVQWSPPVLGNYNGFKLKVNSLSPSSTSGIVQQQQEQFVKIVDASNSPSTASSQTDLSRDTQQQYVLKDLTPGATYQLQLFTVYEHKESVAYISKNFTTKPSTPGKFIVWFRNETTLLVLWQPSYPASVFTHYKVSVEPQDSPESTVYVEREGEPPGPAQAAFKGLVPGRAYNISVHTVSEDETSAPTTAQYRTIPLKPLNVAVDPRQTSSYGLRVHWEPPKGLCEFDKYQISVNVKRPSQQSSLNQLASHRSISDQTQQTTTPITLTRPRDGDSSNSGGSTQWCDVYDTQSLQPGRTYQVLVKTVSGKVASWPASVNVTLKPLPVIDLKVISSGNTNGNNLNEDGGGGVLQLTWKADAMSWQDAYQVSYAEVLTGSLSSSSSASDSLIVSSVLSLGNNLNQSLNGSSRQQSTSSAVASAAITATTSTDSNVLVVQATRESIEDPSTPIECTLESLLPGRNYSISVKSLSSGVASNDTVVYHTMKPSAPIIEDLRPTLDYGLNVSWKTDVNSRQETFQVVLRRNDTDDIPTVRITNEWRMALRNLYPGAAYQLKVFAISHGLLSEPHDYFQAVYPRPPTDLQVENITAASNIGSNSVLLKWNGPTAEGLFTEYSIKYRTIDSNGGQQQWIRLPGVQSTEAEIADMVAGQRYTIQVNTQTYGSLESPYPLLVNYTIRPNPVSNMALLVDATNLTIQFPRPEGLIDYYSVEYILLKPPPQSDQNQTTTSISWTTAATTWSSSSVGTSSSGWKNFTDSGYPNGSSGTILVNLGLDELIAGAGYGLRLRTCSHSMYSDPVILETHTMPLILSEILAVNDQQLATDTLTLRYTPTPQTASRFVKYRFQLSEANHQTSTQSTTYQSSTTTPSDPGSGIASTSSTGTVLIAEKWASDNEWKVTWHSLVPGRLYDITVWTVSVYGVLSQPLRRQDRLYPEPITDLNATQITRDSVHLVWTLPRGQYDAFEIEYLDTDATIITTASSIANSYSSSKSSSDGGGGLLVQNLTDKPWFLVQGLRPYRNYTFTVVVRAGGGGSLASLSQQQILNSGIGGYAAALLLRRSVPVSGTFSSLEWVPGRCVNFQAVDVQPGHLTLEWTLPESEHNGILLRYVVSWTAILTSSSSDGTPASTNTVVQLHGGEEEENMLGLGINNLLSNGGLLNGQPPLGSEIEVGETTKTSYYEPWRNRATVKGLIPGRQYVFNISGETRVGRGPVASLEQRMPILAPPKPSAQVVPTEVSRTTNTIQVRFRKNYFGDQNGRVIAYTLIVAEDDSKNASGLEMPSWQDVQAYTIWPPYQVLDPYYPFSTNKTVEDFTIGQDTHCNTNSISGGKLLSSQYCNGPLKPGTTYRVKVRAFTANDKFTDTMFSFPIQTDQDNTSAPTSATAIVLSVVVGLPAAFILIAVCAALATGSGRSRWFLCGSGKSRIMKSSVGGGKRQAGTGQRRITGGKFLDNSSTRNLNGGGRGGGRGGDMINSSNVQQQQQLSCDLQISRPVRVDRFGEHYAQMSADSDFRFSEEFEDLKHAAAAAATNGGTTTTAADLPCNRPKNRFTNILPYDHSRFKLQPVDDEEGSDYINANYVPGHNSVREFIVTQGPLHSTRDDFWRMCWESNARSIIMLTRCVEKGREKCDHYWPYDTHPVYYGDNICVTLLNDTHYSDWVITEFMVCRNDQKRVIRHFHFTTWPDFGVPSPPQTLCRFVRAFRERHHAGVGNNIEQHQHQLQQHHRPIIVHCSAGVGRSGTFIALDRVLQSLNDPTQVNNYIDVYGIVYAMRKERVWMVQTEQQYICIHQCIVCILQQNSGNSDQQELLDQEQQDLELMNNTTAATMLAHHNRAFEDDEGIAESGM is encoded by the exons ATGTGGATAGTATTACTGTTGTTCTTTGCTGTTAAAACTGgt AGAGCGGCTGATTTAGCTATACAACTGCCTGCATCAAACTCAGTATCATTTGCATCTCCATTACAACAAGCTTATTATAGACTTGATTATCAACCTCCACACGGTAACCCCCCAGCAAACACAACTATTGCAGCTCAAGACATAG GCgatgtaatacatttttctcaAGCCTTGCCAGGGACCCGTTATGATTTTTGGTTATACTACAGTAATTCAAGCACAGGAAGTAATTCAATAAGTAACAATTCCCCACAACAAACTCCGGTAAATGTAATAGTTCCAGTTGGATCTGGTGCAGAAACTCTCATAAATGGAGCTGTTTCTAGTTCTTTATCACCCCAGTCTCAATGGTTGCTTACTTGGACTGCATCAATTACTACTG cACCTGATCCACCTACAAACCTAACTGTAACAGTAAAAGGTGGAAAAACAGCACATGTCCAATGGTCACCTCCAGTGTTGGGAAATTACAATGGATTTAAACTAAAA GTTAACAGTTTATCTCCATCTTCTACATCTGGTATTGTGCAGCAACAACAAGAACAGTTTGTGAAAATTGTTGATGCTAGTAACTCCCCATCCACTGCTTCATCTCAAACTGATTTATCTAGAGACACACAGCAACAATATGTTTTGAAAGATTTGACACCTGGAGCTACCTACCAGTTACAATTGTTTACAGTATATGAACATAAAGAAAGTGTGGCCTATATATCTAAAAATTTTACAACAA AACCCAGCACTCCAGGAAAATTTATCGTATGGTTTAGAAATGAAACTACATTATTAGTGCTTTGGCAACCTAGTTATCCAGCTAGCGTATTCACTCATTATAAG gtAAGTGTTGAGCCTCAAGATTCACCAGAGTCAACAGTTTATGTAGAAAGAGAAGGTGAACCACCAGGTCCAGCACAAGCTGCATTTAAAGGTCTTGTACCTGGGCGTGCATACAACATAAGTGTACATACTGTTAGTGAAGATGAAACATCTGCACCAACAACTGCTCAATATCGTACTATTCCTTTAAAACCATTGAATGTGGCGGTTGATCCTAGGCAAACAAGTTCATATGGTTTACGGGTACACTGGGAACCACCAAAAGGACTTTG TGAATTTgacaaatatcaaatatctgTCAACGTTAAGAGGCCATCACAACAATCTTCATTAAATCAATTGGCATCTCATCGTAGCATCAGTGATCAAACCCAACAAACAACTACTCCCATAACACTTACTCGTCCTCGTGATGGTGATAGTTCTAATTCTGGGGGTTCAACACAATGGTGTGATGTGTACGACACACAGTCTTTACAACCAGGTCGAACTTATCAAGTTCTTGTGAAGACAGTTTCTGGAAAAGTGGCTTCATGGCCTGCTTCTGTAAATGTTACATTAA aaccACTACCTGTAATtgacttaaaagttataagtagcGGTAATACAAATGGAAACAATTTGAATGAAGATGGAGGTGGTGGTGTATTACAATTAACATGGAAGGCGGATGCAATGAGTTGGCAAGACGCATATCAAGTGAGCTATGCTGAAGTTCTTACAGGTTCTCTATCGTCTTCTTCATCTGCTTCCGATTCTCTGATTGTATCATCAGTATTATCATTGGGAAATAATCTTAATCAATCACTAAATGGTTCCTCACGACAACAATCTACATCATCAGCTGTGGCATCAGCTGCAATTACAGCAACAACTTCTACCGATAGTAATGTTTTGGTAGTCCAAGCTACTAGGGAATCAATTGAAGATCCATCGACCCCGATTGAATGCACATTAGAATCATTATTACCAGGTCGTAATTACTCTATATCTGTAAAATCACTTAGTTCTGGTGTTGCTTCTAATGACACTGTTGTGTACCATACAATGA aaCCATCAGCACCAATTATTGAAGATTTAAGACCAACATTGGATTATGGATTAAATGTATCTTGGAAAACAGATGTCAATAGTCGACAAGAAACATTTCAAGTGGTACTTCGTCGTAATGATACTG atgATATACCAACTGTAAGGATAACTAATGAATGGCGCATGGCTTTAAGAAATTTATACCCCGGAGCAGCTTATCAACTTAAGGTATTTGCTATAAGTCATGGACTTCTATCTGAACCTCATGATTACTTTCAAGCCGTTT atCCTAGGCCTCCTACTGATCTTCAAGTAGAGAATATAACTGCTGCCTCAAATATTGGGTCAAACTCTGTTTTATTGAAATGGAATGGCCCCACAGCTGAAGGCTTGTTTACtgaatattctattaaatatcGTACCATTGATTCCAATGGGGGCCAACAACAGTGGATTAGGTTGCCAGGAGTACAATCAACTGAGGCAGAAATCGCGGATATGGTGGCCGGACAACGATACACAATTCAAGTTAACACCCAAACTTATGGATCTCTGGAGTCTCCATATCCACTGCTAGTTAATTATACAATAC gACCAAACCCTGTGAGTAACATGGCTTTGCTTGTGGATGCTACAAACTTGACTATACAGTTCCCTCGTCCAGAAGGGTTAATTGATTACTATTCTGTAGAGTATATACTTCTTAAGCCACCTCCACAATCAGATCAAAATCAAACTACTACCTCTATTAGTTGGACTACAGCAGCTACAACTTGGAGTAGTAGTAGTGTTGGAACATCATCTAGTGGATGGAAAAATTTTACAGATTCTGGATATCCTAATGGATCTAGTGGAactattttagtaaatttaggCTTAGATGAATTAATTGCTGGTGCAGGTTATGGATTACGATTACGTACATGTTCACATTCCATGTACAGTGACCCTGTAATCCTGGAAACACATACAA TGCCGTTGATTTTATCTGAAATATTGGCTGTAAATGATCAACAACTTGCCACTGACACTTTGACCTTGCGATATACTCCTACTCCACAAACAGCTAGTCGTTTCGTTAAGTATCGTTTTCAACTATCAGAAGCTAATCACCAAACAAGTACACAATCTACAACATATCAATCGTCTACCACCACTCCTTCAGATCCAGGATCTGGAATAGCATCTACATCGTCTACTGGAACAGTATTGATTGCTGAAAAATGGGCATCAGATAATGAATGGAAAGTTACTTGGCACTCTTTAGTCCCCGGTCGTTTGTATGATATAACTGTGTGGACTGTATCAGTATATGGAGTTCTCAGCCAGCCCTTGCGTCGGCAAGATCGTcttt ATCCAGAGCCAATTACTGATTTGAATGCCACTCAAATAACCCGTGATTCTGTTCATCTTGTATGGACACTGCCCCGTGGACAATATGATGcatttgaaattgaatatttagaTACTGACGCCACGATTATTACTACAGCTTCTTCTATTGCAAATTCATACTCATCCTCTAAATCATCCTCAGATGGGGGAGGAGGGTTACTCGTTCAAAATTTGACGGATAAACCATGGTTTTTAGTACAAGGTCTTCGACCATATCGTAATTATACATTCACTGTTGTGGTGCGAGCTGGTGGTGGAGGGTCTTTAGCATCTCTATCtcaacaacaaatattaaacaGTGGCATAGGAGGCTATGCCGCTGCATTATTATTGAGACGTTCAGTTCCAGTATCTGGTACTTTTAGCTCATTGGAGTGGGTACCAGGACGTTGTGTAAATTTCCAAGCAGTTGACGTACAACCTGGGCACCTTACATTAGAGTGGACATTGCCAGAGTCCGAACATAATGGTATACTTTTACGTTATGTGGTGTCATGGACTGCTATATTAACTTCATCATCATCCGATGGTACACCTGCTTCTACAAATACTGTGGTACAGTTGCATGGAGGTGAAGAAGAAGAAAATATGTTGGGCTtgggtataaataatttactcagTAATGGCGGTTTATTAAATGGTCAGCCTCCTTTGGGATCCGAAATTGAAGTTGGTGAAACAACtaaaacatcatattatgaGCCATGGAGAAATAGGGCAACTGTTAAAGGTTTAATACCAGGTCgtcaatatgtatttaatattagtgGCGAGACTCGCGTTGGTCGTGGTCCTGTAGCTAGTTTGGAGCAAAGAATGCCAATTTTAG caCCACCCAAACCAAGTGCCCAAGTAGTACCAACTGAAGTAAGCCGAACCACAAATACCATACAAGTACGCTTCCGAAAGAACTATTTTGGAGATCAAAATGGTCGAGTAATAGCGTATACTTTGATCGTGGCAGAGGATGATTCTAAAAACGCTAGTGGTCTTGAAATGCCCAGTTGGCAAGATGTACAAGCATATACAATTTGGCCACCTTATCAG gtTCTTGATCCATATTACCCATTTTCAACTAATAAGACTGTGGAGGATTTTACGATTGGGCAAGATACGCATTGCAATACAAATTCCATTAGTGGTGggaaattattatcatcacaatATTGCAACGGCCCACTAAAACCGGGTACAACATATCGTGTTAAAGTACGCGCATTTACAGCAAATGACAAATTTACTGACACCATGTTTTCATTTCCTATACAAACAG ATCAAGATAACACATCAGCTCCAACATCAGCTACAGCCATTGTGTTGTCTGTTGTAGTAGGATTGCCAGctgcttttattttaattgctgTTTGTGCTGCATTAGCTACTGGGAGTGGCCGAAGCCGGTGGTTCCTGTGTGGTAGTGGCAAGAGCAGAATAATGAAGAGCTCTGTTGGTGGTGGTAAAAGACAAGCTGGAACAGGGCAACGAAGAATCACAGGAGGAAAATTTCTAGATAACTCATCGACTAGAAACTTAAATGGTGGTGGTCGTGGAGGTGGCCGTGGAGGTGATATGATAAATTCCTCCAAtgttcaacaacaacaacaactgtCATGTGATTTACAAATAAG CCGGCCTGTACGAGTGGATAGATTTGGGGAACATTACGCCCAAATGTCAGCTGATTCTGACTTTAGATTTTCTGAAGAATTTGAAGATTTAAAACATGCGGCTGCAGCTGCAGCTACCAATGGAGGTACAACAACTACAGCAGCTGATTTACCATGCAATCGTCCTAAAAATAGATTCACCAATATTTTGCCTTATGATCACAGCCGTTTTAAGTTACAGCCAGTGGATGACGAAGAAGGATCTGACTATATAAATGCTAATTATGTTCCG GGTCACAACAGCGTTAGAGAATTTATTGTTACACAGGGTCCATTGCATTCAACGAGAGACGACTTTTGGCGTATGTGTTGGGAAAGCAATGCAAGAAGCATAATAATGTTAACTAGATGTGTGGAAAAAGGTCGCGAGAAATGTGATCATTATTGGCCATATGATACTCATCCTGTTTATTACGGTGACAATATATGTGTCACTTTATTAAACGACACTCATTATTCTGATTGGGTGATAACTGAATTTATGGTTTGTCGG